The Salvelinus namaycush isolate Seneca chromosome 16, SaNama_1.0, whole genome shotgun sequence genome has a segment encoding these proteins:
- the LOC120061296 gene encoding SPRY domain-containing protein 4-like, with amino-acid sequence MAMLFGMGHYCCLAGRVVSALSRRQTRGTLLPATRWYSTQTTCNKLQFKLDDRTAHSSLDLFKKDTGVIYRILGLDPSHVQQNPERFRDWAVVFGDGQITGGRHYWEVTVEKSSEFRLGVALVAMSRDDCVGTNSSSWVFGYVQRKWFAMTTNQRVPVTLVGKPDRVGILLDYEAGVISLVDIPKAKVIHSMRAMFRGPLCPAFGLWDGELLTHSGLGEPEGLK; translated from the exons ATGGCGATGCTCTTTGGCATGGGACATTATTGTTGCCTGGCAGGACGAGTTGTGAGCGCACTGTCCCGCAGACAAACGCGTGGTACGCTTCTTCCAGCGACAAGATGGTATAGCACCCAAACGACTTGCAATA AGCTGCAGTTTAAGCTGGATGACAGGACAGCCCACAGCAGTCTGGACCTCTTTAAGAAGGACACAGGTGTCATCTACCGCATCTTGGGCCTAGACCCCAGCCATGTCCAACAAAACCCTGAGCGCTTCCGGGATTGGGCCGTGGTGTTCGGAGACGGGCAAATCACAGGTGGCCGCCACTACTGGGAGGTGACGGTGGAGAAGTCCTCAGAGTTCCGTTTGGGTGTGGCCTTGGTGGCAATGTCAAGGGATGACTGTGTGGGCACCAACAGCTCCTCCTGGGTGTTCGGCTATGTCCAGCGCAAGTGGTTTGCAATGACAACCAACCAGAGGGTGCCGGTGACTCTGGTGGGGAAGCCTGACCGCGTGGGCATCCTGTTGGACTACGAGGCCGGCGTGATAAGCCTGGTGGACATCCCAAAGGCCAAGGTGATCCACAGCATGAGGGCCATGTTCAGGGGGCCTCTCTGCCCAGCGTTTGGCTTGTGGGATGGAGAGCTGCTTACACACTCAGGTCTGGGGGAGCCCGAAGGCTTGAAGTGA